One window from the genome of Pandoraea fibrosis encodes:
- the pbpC gene encoding penicillin-binding protein 1C, whose amino-acid sequence MCVVPEVRRWRRARHVLLSVGLALGWLLASAPARAVPSFDEVRQDWRASDWMLLDRHGEPLQRLRADMQAQRGDWVTLAEVSPAFRQALIVSEDKRFYEHSGVDWRGVAAAAWGNLWHSRTRGASTLTMQLAGLLDDDLRPSARNRSVTQKIGQAATAVWLEQRWRKDQILEAYLNLVPFRGELVGISAVAQTLFGKLPIGLDARESALAVALLRAPNAAANRVAQRACGILRDMGQGAECTGLDGYAQLVFSRPANVMTTRDAVNLAPHFARRVFSASRPPAGTRITSTLDVNLQRVAVATLQQTLRELGTPGRSRNVQDGAIVVIDNASGDILAWVGSSGALSSAAQVDGVTSLRQAGSTLKPFLYAQAIAEQRLTAASLLDDSPIDLPTGGGLYIPQNYDRHFKGWVSARTALGSSLNVPAVRTLVMVTPRRFAQTLVALGLPLTQSGDYYGYSLALGSADVTLLSLTNAYRALANGGAASKVNERMPETMPPRSGDKAKGSAQANAPTTVFSPQVSFIVSDMIADRQARTRTFGLDSPLSTRYWTAVKTGTSKDMRDNWAVGFSRRYTVGVWVGNADGAPMWDVSGVSGAAPIWHRVMDYLHRRTASLPPAPPPGLEHVAVQYAEHVEPTREEWFLPGTSQRTIALSALATKAPGGPLWRIAGPADGTIVALDPDIPPANQRLWFQVAAAWPKGAAWRLDGKPLAGGARVGWLPWPGRHTLELVDAAGAVRDSIRFEVRGATLADGKRMRNASR is encoded by the coding sequence ATGTGCGTAGTGCCTGAGGTTCGTCGGTGGAGGAGAGCGCGTCATGTTCTGCTGAGCGTCGGGTTGGCGCTCGGGTGGCTTCTGGCGTCGGCACCCGCGCGCGCGGTGCCGTCGTTCGACGAAGTGCGGCAGGACTGGCGGGCGTCGGACTGGATGCTTCTGGACCGGCATGGCGAACCGTTGCAGCGGCTGCGCGCCGATATGCAGGCGCAGCGCGGCGACTGGGTGACGCTTGCGGAGGTGTCGCCAGCGTTTCGTCAGGCGTTGATCGTCTCGGAAGACAAACGCTTCTATGAGCACAGCGGCGTCGACTGGCGAGGTGTAGCCGCTGCCGCATGGGGGAATCTCTGGCACTCGCGCACACGTGGGGCGTCCACACTGACGATGCAGTTGGCGGGACTGCTCGACGACGATCTTCGCCCCAGTGCGCGCAATCGTTCCGTCACACAGAAAATCGGTCAGGCCGCCACGGCAGTATGGCTGGAGCAGCGCTGGCGCAAGGATCAGATTCTCGAGGCGTACCTGAACCTCGTGCCGTTTCGCGGCGAACTCGTCGGTATCTCGGCTGTCGCGCAGACGCTCTTCGGCAAGCTGCCCATCGGGCTGGACGCACGCGAATCGGCACTGGCCGTTGCGCTGTTGCGGGCCCCGAATGCCGCTGCCAATCGAGTGGCGCAACGCGCTTGCGGCATTCTGCGCGACATGGGGCAGGGGGCAGAATGCACCGGGCTCGACGGCTACGCGCAACTCGTGTTTTCCCGGCCGGCCAACGTGATGACAACGCGCGACGCGGTGAACCTCGCGCCACACTTTGCGCGTCGCGTCTTCAGCGCGAGCCGACCGCCTGCGGGCACGCGCATCACCAGTACGCTGGACGTGAATTTGCAGCGCGTGGCCGTCGCCACGTTGCAGCAAACGCTGCGTGAACTCGGCACGCCGGGACGTTCGCGCAATGTGCAGGATGGCGCCATCGTCGTCATCGATAACGCCAGCGGCGACATTCTCGCCTGGGTGGGATCGTCGGGGGCCTTGTCGTCCGCCGCACAGGTGGACGGCGTGACATCGTTGCGGCAGGCGGGTTCGACACTCAAGCCATTTCTCTACGCACAGGCGATCGCGGAGCAGCGTTTAACGGCAGCGTCACTTCTCGACGATTCGCCCATCGATCTGCCCACGGGCGGCGGTCTGTACATTCCGCAGAACTACGATCGCCATTTCAAGGGATGGGTGAGCGCGCGCACGGCGCTCGGCTCTTCATTGAACGTGCCCGCCGTGCGCACGCTCGTAATGGTCACGCCGCGCCGCTTCGCGCAAACGCTCGTCGCCCTTGGCTTGCCGCTCACGCAGAGCGGCGACTACTACGGATACAGCCTCGCGCTGGGCAGCGCGGACGTCACACTGCTTTCGCTGACGAACGCATATCGCGCGCTGGCCAACGGTGGCGCCGCCAGCAAGGTGAACGAGCGCATGCCGGAAACGATGCCGCCGCGCAGTGGCGATAAGGCAAAGGGAAGTGCGCAGGCCAATGCGCCCACGACCGTCTTTTCGCCGCAGGTAAGTTTCATCGTGTCGGACATGATCGCCGACCGGCAGGCCCGCACGCGCACGTTCGGTCTCGACAGTCCGCTCTCCACCCGTTACTGGACGGCAGTCAAGACCGGCACCAGCAAGGACATGCGCGACAACTGGGCCGTCGGATTCTCGCGGCGATACACGGTGGGGGTGTGGGTCGGCAACGCCGACGGTGCGCCGATGTGGGACGTCTCCGGCGTGTCGGGCGCAGCGCCCATCTGGCATCGCGTGATGGACTACCTCCATCGCCGCACGGCGAGTCTGCCACCGGCTCCGCCGCCGGGTCTCGAACATGTCGCAGTGCAGTATGCCGAGCATGTGGAACCCACACGCGAAGAGTGGTTTCTCCCCGGTACATCGCAGCGTACGATTGCGCTGTCTGCGCTCGCGACCAAAGCGCCGGGCGGCCCCCTCTGGCGGATTGCCGGTCCGGCCGACGGCACCATCGTGGCCCTGGATCCCGACATCCCGCCCGCCAATCAGCGCCTGTGGTTCCAGGTGGCGGCCGCATGGCCCAAGGGGGCCGCGTGGCGGCTCGACGGCAAACCGCTCGCCGGTGGCGCGCGCGTGGGATGGTTGCCTTGGCCGGGGCGGCATACGCTTGAACTCGTCGACGCGGCCGGTGCCGTTCGCGACAGCATTCGCTTCGAGGTACGCGGTGCGACGCTGGCCGACGGCAAGCGCATGCGCAATGCGAGTCGCTGA
- a CDS encoding heme/hemin ABC transporter substrate-binding protein, whose protein sequence is MRGTSRRALLSGGAALAAGAWLGTLVPATLANAANADTSGKTAKSDQNGPRRVVVAGGALTEIVYALGAQDRVIANDLTSLYPEAATKLPKIGYLRTLSAEGVLSLHPDLLLAGAEAGPPNVLSQIAAAGVPVKRFTHGYTAELVRDNIRDVAAALRISDAGVRVTNRFTSDWLRIRDQIEQRYGIQRRPRVLFILGHTGNQVMVAGQDTAADAMLAYAGAENALRGFNGYRPLTAEAAVAAQPDVLLTTTTGPSSADPTAALLAQPGLANTPAGRAKRVVSFDALYLLGFGPRLPQAVADLAQRVHTA, encoded by the coding sequence ATGCGCGGCACTTCGCGTCGCGCGCTGCTGAGCGGGGGCGCTGCGCTGGCCGCTGGCGCGTGGCTGGGCACGCTCGTGCCGGCGACGCTGGCCAACGCGGCCAATGCTGACACCTCGGGCAAGACGGCCAAGTCCGATCAGAACGGCCCCAGACGCGTGGTCGTCGCCGGCGGCGCGCTCACCGAGATCGTGTATGCGCTCGGTGCACAGGACCGTGTGATCGCCAACGATCTGACCAGCCTGTATCCGGAGGCCGCCACCAAGCTGCCGAAGATCGGCTATCTGCGCACGCTCTCGGCGGAGGGCGTGTTGTCGCTGCATCCCGATCTGCTGCTGGCGGGCGCGGAAGCCGGCCCACCCAACGTGCTGTCGCAGATCGCGGCGGCCGGGGTTCCGGTCAAGCGCTTCACACACGGCTACACCGCCGAACTGGTGCGCGACAACATTCGCGACGTGGCCGCAGCGCTGCGTATCAGCGACGCCGGTGTTCGCGTCACGAACCGCTTTACGTCGGACTGGCTGCGGATTCGCGACCAGATCGAACAACGCTACGGCATCCAGCGACGTCCGCGCGTGCTGTTCATCCTCGGCCATACGGGCAATCAGGTGATGGTCGCGGGGCAGGACACCGCGGCCGACGCCATGCTCGCGTATGCCGGTGCCGAAAACGCGTTGCGCGGCTTCAACGGCTACCGCCCGCTCACGGCGGAAGCCGCCGTCGCGGCGCAGCCCGACGTGCTGCTCACGACCACGACCGGCCCGTCGTCCGCCGACCCTACGGCAGCCCTGCTCGCGCAGCCGGGCCTGGCGAACACGCCCGCAGGACGCGCCAAACGCGTGGTGAGCTTCGACGCGCTGTATCTGCTCGGCTTCGGTCCGCGCCTGCCGCAGGCGGTGGCCGATCTCGCGCAGCGCGTGCACACCGCGTAA
- a CDS encoding delta(1)-pyrroline-2-carboxylate reductase family protein → MITLDARQTAQLLPYPQLADGIEAMLMEMRSGTARAPERLHFSLTEHERGRRGGVLLVMPAANRDVAMTKHITVHPENCRAGKPSIIGEVMVFDPHTGERLMLLDGPTITGRRTAAVTLFAARKFAPRPKGPVLIVGAGVQARAHLEAFAAGMGTRHFMIFSRSPERAHALADHAATLGVEATVIDAIEPVLSTVSIVITATTSSEPVLPDSDVHRWRDDIFVAGVGAFRPDMRELPPQLCRDAAVRGTLVVDTWEVKHEAGDLLHAAIDWGRAAPLLDAIITPDRFRSSGPVLFKSVGYALWDLAAVLCARANLAKDGVPAS, encoded by the coding sequence ATGATCACGCTGGACGCGCGCCAAACCGCGCAGTTGCTGCCTTATCCTCAGTTGGCCGACGGTATCGAAGCCATGCTCATGGAGATGCGCTCGGGCACCGCGCGCGCGCCTGAGCGCCTGCATTTTTCCCTGACCGAACATGAACGTGGCCGCCGGGGCGGCGTGTTGCTTGTGATGCCCGCGGCCAATCGCGACGTCGCGATGACCAAGCACATCACCGTGCATCCCGAGAATTGCCGCGCCGGCAAACCGTCCATCATCGGCGAGGTGATGGTGTTCGATCCGCACACGGGCGAGCGTCTGATGCTGCTCGATGGACCGACCATTACGGGGCGTCGCACCGCCGCCGTCACGCTGTTCGCCGCACGCAAATTTGCACCGCGTCCCAAAGGCCCCGTGCTGATCGTTGGCGCGGGGGTGCAGGCGCGCGCGCATCTCGAAGCCTTTGCCGCCGGGATGGGGACACGTCACTTCATGATCTTCTCGCGTAGTCCGGAGCGCGCGCATGCGCTCGCCGATCACGCTGCCACCCTTGGCGTCGAGGCCACCGTGATCGATGCCATCGAACCGGTGTTGAGCACGGTGAGCATCGTGATTACCGCGACGACCAGCAGCGAGCCAGTGTTACCCGATAGCGATGTGCATCGCTGGCGCGACGACATCTTCGTGGCGGGCGTGGGCGCGTTCCGCCCCGACATGCGCGAGTTGCCGCCGCAGTTATGCCGCGACGCCGCTGTGCGCGGCACGCTCGTCGTCGATACGTGGGAGGTCAAGCACGAAGCCGGCGATCTGCTGCACGCAGCCATCGACTGGGGCCGCGCCGCACCCCTTCTCGATGCGATCATCACGCCCGATCGTTTCCGGTCGAGCGGCCCCGTGCTTTTCAAGAGCGTGGGATATGCGCTGTGGGATCTGGCCGCCGTGCTGTGCGCACGCGCCAATCTCGCGAAGGATGGCGTGCCGGCGTCGTAA
- a CDS encoding TonB-dependent hemoglobin/transferrin/lactoferrin family receptor encodes MRGNGNRAEDSQRQSAREPRRRLHPLAGAVLAAFWLPAAFAQQAPVEGSTPPVQPVKQTQTLQLAQLSPGAPLQLAEANLREVNVTATRTPTEAERTPASISVITDQDLEEQQAQDIKEALRYEPGVTVRRAPYRPASAAAGGGRDGNSSINIRGLEGNRVALFEDGIRMPSSYSFGPLEAGRGDYMSMDLLRRIEILRGPASSLYGSDGLTGVVNFLTKDPQDLLDVFGKSTYFSLRPYYNSMDRSFGTTAQAAWGGEQWQGMVIIDGNKGHELDGKGTNNSASTSRTTANPQDSNGDSVLGKLVFKATPSSTFKLTGETVRRRVDSNVLSAVNPPTTLGLNTSDRLERNRVSLDYDFNDATQTYVQNAHALLYFQDAKNSQYAYEKRTAGDRTRDNTYKERTVGGSLQAQSNFATGPLTHKLVYGTDASLAYITSYRNGTVPGVGESFPNKAFPDTDYTLFGAYLQDEIRYGALTVTPGIRYDAYWLSPKQNDPLYVSQTSSGARVQPTSSNDSAFSPRLAIMYEIAPSLIPYVQYARGFRTPTPDQVNNGFSNPIFGYMSIANPNLKPETSDTFELGLRGRLATTLGPVTYSTAVFAGNYRNFISQQNISGSGRPNDPLIYQYVNFSRARIQGWEGRATWALKGGVTLRTAMAYTHGTTQDNGGADQPLNTVNPFSMVLGVRYEPNSTWFAQADLLFQAAKSQGQIAKTCTSGTQQNQNCWAPPSSIVLDLSGGYHINKNATLYAGVYNVFDRKYWNWSDVRNIADNSTVKDAYSAPGRSVAVSLKLQY; translated from the coding sequence ATGCGTGGCAACGGAAATCGGGCCGAAGACTCGCAACGCCAATCGGCGCGCGAGCCACGTCGGCGTCTGCACCCGCTTGCAGGCGCGGTGCTTGCCGCGTTCTGGTTGCCTGCCGCGTTTGCTCAGCAGGCGCCGGTCGAGGGCTCTACGCCACCGGTCCAACCGGTCAAACAGACCCAGACGCTCCAACTCGCGCAGCTATCGCCCGGCGCACCGTTGCAGCTCGCCGAAGCCAATCTTCGTGAGGTGAACGTGACGGCGACGCGCACGCCCACCGAGGCGGAACGCACACCGGCGTCCATTTCGGTCATTACCGATCAGGATCTCGAGGAGCAGCAGGCGCAAGACATCAAGGAAGCGCTGCGCTACGAGCCGGGCGTCACGGTGCGTCGCGCGCCGTATCGCCCCGCGTCGGCCGCCGCCGGTGGCGGTCGCGACGGCAATTCGAGCATCAATATCCGTGGCCTCGAAGGCAACCGCGTGGCGCTGTTCGAAGACGGCATCCGGATGCCCTCCTCGTACTCGTTCGGCCCGCTCGAAGCCGGCCGTGGCGACTACATGAGCATGGACCTGCTGCGCCGCATCGAAATCCTGCGCGGCCCGGCATCGTCGCTGTACGGCAGCGACGGCCTCACCGGTGTCGTCAACTTCCTCACCAAAGACCCGCAAGACCTGCTCGACGTGTTCGGCAAGTCGACCTACTTCTCGCTGCGCCCGTACTACAACTCCATGGACCGGAGCTTCGGCACCACCGCGCAGGCAGCGTGGGGGGGCGAGCAGTGGCAGGGCATGGTGATCATCGACGGCAACAAGGGACACGAACTCGACGGCAAGGGCACCAACAACTCGGCCAGCACGTCGCGCACGACCGCCAACCCTCAGGACAGCAACGGCGACTCGGTGCTCGGCAAACTGGTCTTCAAGGCCACGCCAAGCTCGACGTTCAAACTCACGGGCGAGACCGTGCGCCGCCGCGTGGACTCCAACGTGCTGTCGGCCGTCAACCCGCCAACGACGCTGGGTCTGAACACGAGCGACCGTCTCGAGCGTAATCGCGTCAGCCTCGATTACGACTTCAACGACGCCACGCAGACCTACGTCCAGAACGCGCACGCCCTGCTGTACTTCCAGGACGCGAAGAACAGCCAGTACGCCTACGAGAAACGCACCGCAGGGGACCGCACGCGCGACAACACGTACAAGGAGCGCACGGTCGGCGGCTCGCTGCAAGCGCAAAGCAACTTCGCGACCGGCCCGCTCACGCACAAGCTCGTGTACGGCACCGACGCGAGCCTCGCGTACATCACCAGCTATCGCAACGGCACCGTGCCGGGGGTGGGCGAATCGTTCCCGAACAAGGCGTTCCCCGACACCGACTACACCCTGTTCGGCGCGTATTTGCAGGACGAGATTCGCTACGGCGCGCTCACGGTGACGCCGGGCATTCGCTACGACGCCTACTGGCTCTCGCCGAAGCAGAACGATCCGCTGTACGTTTCCCAAACCAGCTCGGGCGCCCGTGTTCAACCGACGTCGTCGAACGACTCGGCGTTCTCGCCGCGTCTGGCGATCATGTACGAGATCGCGCCGTCGCTGATTCCGTATGTGCAATACGCACGCGGCTTCCGCACGCCGACGCCGGATCAGGTCAACAACGGCTTCTCGAATCCGATCTTCGGCTACATGTCGATCGCGAATCCGAACCTCAAGCCCGAGACGAGCGACACGTTCGAACTGGGGCTGCGCGGACGCCTGGCCACCACGCTCGGCCCGGTCACGTACAGCACGGCAGTCTTCGCGGGTAACTACCGCAACTTCATCTCGCAGCAGAACATCAGCGGCTCGGGCCGTCCGAACGATCCGCTCATCTATCAGTACGTGAACTTCAGCCGTGCCCGGATTCAGGGCTGGGAAGGCCGCGCCACGTGGGCCCTCAAGGGCGGCGTGACGTTGCGCACCGCCATGGCCTACACGCATGGCACCACGCAGGACAACGGCGGCGCCGATCAGCCGCTCAATACCGTCAACCCGTTCTCGATGGTGCTCGGCGTGCGTTACGAGCCGAACAGCACGTGGTTCGCGCAAGCCGATCTGCTCTTCCAGGCCGCCAAGTCGCAAGGTCAGATCGCGAAGACCTGCACGTCGGGCACGCAGCAGAACCAGAACTGCTGGGCCCCCCCGTCGTCGATCGTGCTCGATCTGTCGGGCGGCTATCACATCAACAAGAACGCCACGCTTTACGCGGGCGTCTACAACGTGTTCGACCGCAAGTACTGGAACTGGTCGGATGTGCGCAACATCGCCGATAACTCGACCGTCAAGGACGCGTATTCGGCACCGGGCCGCAGCGTGGCTGTGAGCCTGAAGCTCCAGTACTGA
- a CDS encoding heme ABC transporter ATP-binding protein, giving the protein MLSAHDLTIAHTDSPVLDGLSLDIRPGELLVLLGRNGAGKSTLLKALAGEPLPPRAHLSGPITLNGALLSQYSTAALARLRAVLPQTAQLSFPFSALEIVSMGRLPFPRSRRRGDTGKPQKSDTEIATLALERAGALPLLHRDVMTLSGGEWARVQFARVLAQLWPDDAQAPSVPRYLLLDEPTAALDLAHQHHLLSLTRELARTWGLGAMAIVHDVNLAARHADRMALLANGRILATGTPRDVMRADLIETTLGLPVHVITPETSGLPRLAGASAGVPFALPA; this is encoded by the coding sequence ATGCTCAGTGCACACGACCTCACGATTGCTCACACCGATTCGCCCGTGCTCGACGGCTTGTCGCTCGATATTCGTCCCGGTGAATTGCTGGTGCTGCTCGGGCGAAACGGCGCAGGCAAAAGCACCTTGCTCAAGGCGCTCGCCGGGGAGCCGCTGCCACCGCGCGCCCATCTGAGCGGCCCCATCACGCTCAACGGTGCGCTGCTCTCGCAATACAGCACGGCGGCGCTGGCGCGTCTGCGCGCCGTGCTGCCGCAAACCGCGCAGTTGTCGTTTCCGTTCAGCGCACTCGAAATCGTGTCGATGGGGCGGTTGCCCTTCCCGAGATCGCGCAGACGTGGCGATACGGGCAAACCGCAGAAAAGCGACACGGAGATCGCAACACTTGCGCTGGAACGGGCAGGCGCACTGCCGTTGCTGCATCGCGACGTGATGACGCTCTCGGGAGGCGAATGGGCGCGGGTGCAATTCGCGCGCGTGCTGGCGCAGTTGTGGCCTGACGATGCCCAGGCCCCTTCGGTGCCGCGCTATCTGCTGCTCGACGAACCGACGGCGGCGCTCGACCTCGCGCATCAGCATCACCTGCTCTCGCTCACGCGCGAACTTGCCAGAACGTGGGGGTTGGGGGCGATGGCGATCGTGCACGACGTGAATCTCGCGGCACGCCACGCAGACCGCATGGCATTGCTCGCCAACGGACGCATTCTCGCTACCGGCACACCGCGCGACGTGATGCGCGCCGACCTCATCGAGACAACGCTGGGCTTGCCGGTCCATGTGATCACACCCGAGACATCGGGCCTGCCCAGGCTTGCCGGCGCTTCGGCAGGCGTACCCTTCGCGCTACCCGCCTGA
- a CDS encoding FecCD family ABC transporter permease, with translation MSAAPPIPKSLPSSRTETANASATAAASAHSGAARRRPARWIVMTALVGLLAVAVLAALCGGAYRIAPGDAIVALFRGATGDFAQDQARNVMLQIRLPRIVLGILVGAGFGAAGAALQALFRNPLADPGLIGVASGAALGAAGVIVLGGVMLPAALAASLGIWMLPIAAFVGALGVTALVYRLAAGRGRLALPLLLLAGIAINAVSGAAIGLLTYLANDTQLRTLTFWTLGSLGGAQWSMLAIIVWPVVLGVIALATQCRSLNALLLGEAEALHLGVAVQSVKRRVMVACALCVGALIASSGMIGFIGLIAPHIVRLVVGPDPRAVLPAAALFGAILTLLADLVARTWVAPAELPLGILTALLGAPFFLMLLWRRRGQFGL, from the coding sequence ATGTCAGCCGCTCCTCCGATTCCGAAGTCGTTGCCGTCCAGCCGCACCGAGACGGCGAACGCCTCGGCCACCGCCGCCGCATCGGCACACTCCGGCGCGGCGCGCCGCCGCCCTGCGCGATGGATCGTCATGACGGCGCTGGTCGGATTACTCGCTGTTGCCGTGCTTGCCGCGTTGTGCGGCGGGGCATATCGCATTGCGCCGGGCGACGCCATCGTCGCGTTGTTCCGTGGCGCCACGGGAGACTTCGCGCAGGATCAGGCACGCAACGTCATGTTGCAGATCCGGCTGCCGCGCATTGTCCTCGGCATTCTGGTGGGTGCCGGATTCGGTGCCGCCGGTGCGGCGTTGCAAGCCCTCTTTCGCAATCCGCTCGCCGACCCCGGCCTGATCGGCGTGGCCAGCGGCGCGGCACTCGGTGCGGCGGGCGTCATTGTGCTGGGCGGGGTCATGCTGCCCGCGGCGCTCGCTGCGTCGCTCGGGATATGGATGCTGCCCATCGCCGCGTTCGTGGGCGCGCTTGGCGTCACTGCGCTCGTCTATCGGCTGGCGGCAGGACGCGGACGTCTCGCGTTGCCCCTCCTGTTACTCGCAGGCATCGCCATCAATGCGGTTTCGGGGGCCGCGATCGGCCTGCTCACCTACCTCGCCAACGATACGCAGTTGCGCACGCTCACGTTCTGGACGCTCGGCAGCCTCGGCGGCGCGCAATGGTCGATGCTGGCCATCATCGTGTGGCCGGTCGTGCTGGGGGTGATCGCACTCGCCACGCAGTGCCGCTCTCTCAACGCGTTGTTGCTGGGCGAAGCGGAAGCGTTGCATCTCGGCGTTGCCGTGCAATCGGTCAAGCGGCGCGTGATGGTGGCGTGTGCGCTGTGTGTCGGCGCCCTCATCGCGTCGAGCGGCATGATCGGTTTCATCGGTCTCATCGCGCCCCATATCGTGCGTCTGGTGGTCGGTCCCGACCCGCGCGCGGTGCTGCCGGCCGCGGCGCTCTTCGGCGCGATCCTGACACTACTCGCCGACCTCGTCGCGCGCACCTGGGTGGCGCCGGCCGAGCTGCCGCTGGGCATTCTCACGGCACTGCTCGGTGCCCCGTTCTTCCTCATGCTGCTGTGGCGACGCCGCGGACAGTTCGGGCTGTGA
- a CDS encoding hemin-degrading factor, with translation MMNAQNATSAARPAFPALADVTRLRSEFQRVKTEQNLRDRDAAAALGVSEGETVAAFVGEHVVRLRPEFTEIVEALPALGRVMALTRNNAAVHEKDGQYEKLSHTGTIGLGLGKDLDLRIFYHQWAFGYAVETPAENGPRRSLQFFDKAGTAVHKMFLREHSDVAAFEALVARFRADDQTPGEHVVAAGAPKAETPDADIDVAGFQRDWLAMTDTHQFFDMLKRYGVSRAQALRLAPGGHARKVPAASVRTLLDDAAGTGLPIMVFVGNAGMIQIHTGPVKNIRVMGPWVNVLDPGFNLHLREDLVDTAWVVRKPTSDGIVSSLELLDTSGMVIAMFFGERKPGQAEREDWRETLVRVEGAAGSDDVAEATA, from the coding sequence ATGATGAACGCTCAAAACGCCACCTCCGCCGCCCGTCCGGCATTCCCCGCGCTCGCCGATGTCACCCGTCTGCGCAGCGAATTCCAACGTGTCAAGACCGAACAGAACCTGCGCGACCGTGATGCCGCCGCCGCGCTGGGGGTGTCCGAAGGCGAGACGGTTGCCGCTTTCGTCGGCGAGCACGTTGTGCGTCTGCGCCCGGAATTCACCGAGATCGTCGAAGCACTGCCCGCACTCGGCCGCGTCATGGCGCTCACGCGCAACAACGCTGCGGTTCACGAAAAGGATGGTCAGTACGAGAAGCTCTCGCACACCGGCACGATCGGCCTCGGTCTGGGCAAGGACCTCGACCTGCGCATCTTCTATCACCAGTGGGCCTTCGGTTACGCCGTCGAGACGCCTGCGGAAAACGGCCCGCGCCGCTCGTTGCAATTCTTCGACAAGGCCGGCACGGCGGTGCACAAGATGTTCCTGCGCGAGCACAGCGATGTCGCGGCGTTCGAGGCACTCGTGGCGCGTTTTCGTGCCGATGATCAGACTCCCGGTGAGCACGTTGTCGCGGCCGGTGCGCCCAAGGCGGAAACGCCCGACGCCGACATCGATGTCGCCGGGTTCCAGCGCGACTGGCTCGCCATGACTGACACGCATCAGTTCTTCGACATGCTCAAGCGTTACGGCGTGTCGCGTGCGCAGGCCTTGCGTCTGGCGCCCGGAGGTCATGCCCGCAAGGTGCCTGCCGCTTCCGTGCGCACGTTGCTTGACGACGCTGCAGGCACCGGTCTGCCGATCATGGTGTTCGTAGGTAACGCCGGCATGATTCAGATCCACACCGGCCCCGTCAAAAACATTCGCGTGATGGGGCCGTGGGTCAATGTGCTCGATCCGGGCTTCAACCTGCATCTGCGCGAAGACCTCGTCGACACGGCGTGGGTCGTGCGCAAGCCGACGTCTGACGGCATCGTCTCGTCGCTCGAACTGCTCGACACCTCGGGCATGGTCATCGCCATGTTCTTCGGTGAGCGCAAGCCGGGTCAGGCCGAACGCGAAGACTGGCGCGAGACGCTGGTGCGCGTGGAGGGTGCCGCAGGTTCGGATGACGTAGCGGAGGCAACGGCGTGA
- a CDS encoding Lrp/AsnC family transcriptional regulator, which translates to MELLDNFARQILRLLQIDSRRSAQELSENVGLSATPCWRRIKDMEQSGVIQRYTVLLDREKLGLHVCALAHVQLTRHTEGGTEQFEREIRTCPEVTECYSTTGEADYILKIVAPDIKAYDAFLHEHIFRLPAVANVKTSVVLREIKFDTSLPI; encoded by the coding sequence ATGGAATTACTCGATAACTTTGCCCGGCAGATCTTGCGTCTGTTACAGATCGACTCGCGCCGCTCGGCGCAGGAACTCTCCGAAAACGTGGGCCTATCGGCCACCCCCTGCTGGCGGCGCATCAAGGACATGGAACAAAGCGGCGTGATCCAGCGCTACACGGTACTGCTCGACCGGGAAAAGCTGGGCCTGCACGTGTGCGCGTTGGCGCATGTGCAACTCACGCGCCACACCGAAGGCGGCACGGAACAGTTCGAGCGGGAAATCCGCACCTGCCCGGAAGTGACCGAGTGCTACAGCACCACGGGCGAAGCCGACTACATCCTCAAGATCGTGGCGCCGGACATCAAAGCCTACGACGCGTTTCTGCACGAACACATCTTCCGCTTGCCCGCCGTCGCCAACGTGAAAACGAGCGTCGTGCTGCGCGAAATCAAGTTCGATACCAGCCTGCCGATCTGA